A region of Streptomyces sp. WMMC500 DNA encodes the following proteins:
- a CDS encoding LOG family protein has protein sequence MPHSPFEIESLAEFDAAVASGSISGFRVQSVDLTARTRLLLTADVHGAVFLGCPMAEEAARRVQRDGALVFPVVPDLPFDPYRGALYTADELFAGLARGYEETPDARSYAWFRRTRAEHDIFAAVIRGMHDESMSNALDERLRAGRPVVGVMGGHALARGGEDYAGAARLGRALVRAGFDVATGGGPGAMEAANLGAYGAEFDDATLDEAVRMLGKAPSFSPSVAQWADAAFAVRERWPGGGDSIGIPTWFYGHEPPNAFAGHIAKYFTNALREDGLLARSTAGVVFLPGAAGTVQEVFDAATPNYYESRGAPRPMVLVNRDHWTARLPAWPLLSALAAGRSMAPRIALVDTVDEAPQALLRLGAAD, from the coding sequence ATGCCGCACTCGCCGTTCGAGATCGAGTCCCTCGCCGAGTTCGACGCCGCCGTCGCCTCCGGCTCCATCAGCGGGTTCCGCGTGCAGTCCGTCGATCTGACGGCCCGTACGCGGCTGCTGCTCACCGCCGACGTGCACGGCGCGGTGTTCCTCGGCTGCCCGATGGCCGAGGAGGCGGCGCGGCGCGTGCAGCGCGACGGCGCGCTGGTCTTCCCCGTGGTGCCGGATCTGCCGTTCGACCCGTACCGGGGTGCGCTGTACACCGCGGACGAGCTGTTCGCGGGCCTGGCGCGGGGGTACGAGGAGACGCCGGACGCCCGCTCGTACGCCTGGTTCCGCCGCACCCGTGCCGAGCACGACATATTCGCCGCCGTGATCCGCGGCATGCACGACGAGTCGATGTCCAACGCCCTCGACGAGCGGCTGCGCGCGGGCCGCCCGGTCGTCGGCGTCATGGGCGGGCACGCCCTGGCGCGCGGCGGCGAGGACTACGCGGGCGCGGCCCGGCTGGGCCGGGCGCTGGTGCGCGCCGGGTTCGACGTGGCCACCGGCGGCGGGCCCGGCGCCATGGAGGCGGCCAACCTGGGGGCGTACGGCGCGGAGTTCGACGACGCGACGCTCGACGAGGCGGTGCGGATGCTGGGCAAGGCGCCGTCGTTCAGCCCGTCGGTGGCCCAGTGGGCGGACGCGGCGTTCGCGGTACGGGAGCGGTGGCCGGGCGGCGGCGACTCGATCGGCATTCCCACGTGGTTCTACGGCCACGAGCCGCCGAACGCCTTCGCCGGCCACATCGCGAAGTACTTCACGAACGCGCTCCGCGAGGACGGCCTGCTGGCCCGCAGCACGGCGGGCGTGGTGTTCCTGCCGGGCGCGGCGGGCACGGTGCAGGAGGTCTTCGACGCGGCGACGCCCAACTACTACGAGTCGCGCGGCGCACCGCGGCCGATGGTGCTGGTGAACCGCGACCACTGGACGGCGCGGCTGCCGGCGTGGCCGTTGCTGTCGGCACTGGCGGCGGGCCGGTCGATGGCACCGCGGATCGCGCTCGTCGACACGGTGGACGAGGCCCCGCAGGCGCTGCTGCGACTGGGAGCGGCGGACTAG